Part of the Nicotiana sylvestris chromosome 2, ASM39365v2, whole genome shotgun sequence genome, AACTATTGCACTTCTGCCTCTAGGCCATCTGGCTCACTAGGAATTCTAATGTCTTTGATAATAAAGGAATCACATTAATGTATATGAAACAATTGCAAAGGCTGGGAATATCACCATGTGGCAGCCACATCCAGGCCTGTTATAACAACAAAAACCTTACACTTAAAGTGGCAACCACCAGATATGGGCTTCTATAAGTTGAACATTGATGTGGCGTCTTACCTTAACATAGGGAAAGGGGGTATTGGGGGGTAGTCAGAAACAGTGGGGGATAGGTTTTAGGCTTCATGAGAGGGTTCCCAAACACTGATAGTCTTACGACAGATCTTCAAGCCCTATGGGTGGGGCTAAAAATAGCTAAAGACCAAGGCTTGTCACCCATTGTGATTGAGATTGACTCTGAAATGGTGTTGGAAATGTTAAAGTATGGTAACTTAACTCACAACCTCATAATTTATGAATGCAAGTTTCTGACGGAGCAGCTGGGGAACCCAGTCATAGGGCATAGCTACACGGAGCAGAACCAAGTGGAGGACCTCCTCGCAAAGGAAGGAGCTAAGAAGGAAGTTTATGACAAGACCTAACTTTTGGCAGTTCCTTCGGTGTTTATAAATGATGCAGTGTGGGCAGAcatagaaattatttttctaagaAAAATTAACGTTTGTAATAGTGATACAATTGTAGACATTGATGACATTCAACAGGGAACATCGTCCTCCCTATATATGGATGTAATTTTGTgaatgtctatatatatataagtatccaattaaccaaaaaaaaagataaaCTAAGTTATGCATTTTCAGTATAAATAGTGCAAAACTAAAAAATAGATCCAACATTATTATCATTCCTAGTGTTGAATTGAATTTCCTTTATTATCATTAGTATTAATTTGAACTTTATTTGACTTACTACCTTTATAGGCTATAAAATTTATTGGACCATTGAATGTTAAGTCCAAACTTTAAATAATACGTTGAAAGATAAAACTGTGAacaagtttaagaaatatttataaattatattacAATAAAAAATTTATGTAtacaaaatatttttaaatattgtaTAAATATAATGTTAGGTTGGTTtgatttcggtttgactttcttttagttaaaatcaaaccaaactaattatggtcgaattatttttttttaacatcaaccaaatcaaatcaaaccacaATCCAATTGTTTTTGtcggtttgactcgaattatcggtTTGATGCAGTTTATCGATTTTTTTGTACACCCCTAATTTGTCTTGTATGCCCGTTCAATTCCAATTGGCCATCCTATAGATTGTATAGTAATGTCACCAATAATCATTTTATCATGCTCCTTGAAATATGCAATCTCGAATAATGACACAAAATTTATTGCATCTTCAATATCTATAATCATACGTTGTTATAGTTCTAGATCTCAAGCCATTTCTGCGTCAAACTTGAGTAGATCATCAGAAACTTTCTTTTGATGAACCATCTTGCTTTTTTGATTGCTGAGTTCATCTTCAATACCATCAAATAATGTTTCTTGTGAAATGCCAATATCTTTTGGACGGGCATCTCTTGCAACCAAATCATAGCATTCTTTTTAGCAATCATAGAAATGTTTGGCAGATCAATTTGGATACTATTTGACTTCCCTTTTCATTCAATGGAATCTATGTCACGATAAAGATTATCTgtatgttttcttcttttctcctctattttcaaattttggcctACTTAATTTATTTTCGCCATATTTaatttgtcttctttttcttttggtgaTCATTATTTTCTTGTGATGCCACCTCTACTATCTCATCTTTTTGTCTATTCAGGGACATCTCGTATGTCACCAATTCAGCTTCTAAATCGTCAAGTCTCAAAATACTAAAATCTTTGATAGCCTCATGAACTGTCTTCTTGGTGTAAAATTTAATATTCAAGGATTGCAATATATTTTCAACAACTTTAGCTTCTTCTAATAATTCTTCATTGATCCTTAGATCATTGATTTAGTTTTCAATTCTTGTAAAAAAAAATTGGCAGACTTTGTTGGTCTCATATGAGCCAACTCAATTTGACTCATAAATTCTTGTAGTTTCTCCTTTTTTCACGTCAGCAACTCTTCGATATGACTTTACCAAGATTGTCTAAGTATCATTTGATGACTTTGCATGCGAAAAATTTTAGATATGCAATTCGACCTTGATGCCAAAATAGTAGCGTACCTTATAATCTAAATGTCTATTTGTCTCTAACTGCGTGGTTGCTTCAGCCATTAGCATTGTGCCTTCTGGGGGTTTCACGAATCCTTTATCAACTATGGACTATAATCTAAtaactttaaaaaaaatcatcTGTTGATACCAAGTTTCAAAATTGTTTTTGCCATCAAACACAAAAACAAGACGATAAGGTAATAGAGTAGCCATAATATATATTTATAAGATCTCATACAGGCTTGGATAGAATCTCACACACAAGTTGTGATACCAATTTGAAGAATTGAAATATCCCAAAGAATAATTTAGGCACAAGCAAAAAATTCAACAAAGGCTATATTGAAGAAATTAATCAAACTAGAGAGAGAATGGAGGAAGGAGTTTCTTAACTCACAAACTCTTGAATATCTCTAAGTCATAGCTACCTCTCCACCTTagataatgtcacgaccccaaactccCTCCATAggatgtcatgatggcacctagtctctaagactagacCGATTATTATAACAATTAAGCCGATTTTTAACAATGATAATTTGAAATAGTATTTAATATCAATACTGAAACAAGAGTGAAATGAGCCTACACGGAAATAATCATAACAACCTCCCAAGACTGGTAATATAGAGTCATGAACTCTAGCTAAGTACATGGAAAGATCgaaatacaatattgttcaaaTAACAAGCTGACACTACGATGAAAGGAAAGAACTCAAAGCGACTGCGACGACCAAGCAGCTCTACTTTGAATCCTCGTGACCAATATTCTAACTCTTCATGAGTCTGATATTTCTAATATCTGGctctacacaaaaatgtacattagtgtagtatgagtacaccacggtcggtacccagtaagtatcaagactaacctcggtagagtagtaacGAGGTACAAGTCAAGACACTCATTAGACAAAATAACTTGTGCAGTATAGAAGTATAAAGCTAATAATGAAAAGCAGAAataagtaaatggcaacaagaATCAACAAGTGATATAAATACTAAGGCAATAAGAACACCATAAAGTATCATTCAAAGCAAATAAGGAACAAAggacaatcaattaatcaagtcgtTCTAACACAAGTTTCACAACGAAATCACTCAATGACACCTCATCTCATAGTCACAAGTCACGGGTCTCAACCCACCATCATATGCTCACGGCACCTTGTGCCTACATCTAgacacacggacaactcacgtgccaatatctcAATCCATCCGGCATGATCACAGGCTCACATTCATAATCCGCCCGGCGTGGTCACAGGTTCAATATCACAATCCTCTCGGCGTGGTCACAGGTTCAATATCACAATCCACCCAGCGTGGTCACaggctcaatatcacaatccgtCTGGTGTGGCCACGGACTCAATATCAACATGAAAACAGATAATACAAGAACACATGGGCATAATCAATAAATGTCAAGTTTCATACTTTTGAGCTAGTATAAGTGGCATGTTATGGTGTATGCTTGTATGAGCGTACTACTACAGCCCAAGTCAACTAGTAATATCAAAGACGTTGAATAGCTCATCGAAGCAATAAAACAAGTCACGTAAGGTGTATGACATACACAAGAAAAAACACCATCACATGAAAATAACCAACACAATGTCCCCCAAGCCATCACACATCATCTCTGACATTGCCAACCTTATCTCTCCAATAGCCACCTGTATCGCTCCGCCCTGGCAATATCATTAGCCACTCGTATCACTCCGATAGCCACCCATATCACTCTGtataatagccacccttatcgcTCCGCCCGGATAATAACACAATAGCCACTTGTATCACTCTGTACATTCAACAATAGTGAGATGCCACTCGTATGCCCCGCATAACAACGACGGTGAAATGCCACACTTATACTCTGCATAACAACAACCAAATCATACAACAACTCACATGtgctaacatcacaacaacacaACATATCAACTTGTATCATAAGTGCCCATAGGCCACAACATTTCCAAAGATCcaacaatatcaatatttccACAACAAATAGCCAACTACTCAACACAATGTGTATAGAATCACAATAACAAAAACTCAGCAAAGAACAACACCCCCTTTAATCACaagttcaattaaaatagatTAATGACTTTCGATAACGTCAATTCCATTTAACTGTTTAAGGATAAACTCAATAGTGAAAGCATTTCTATGAAATGGCAAACTTCGGACCTAATATATGAATAGGACAACAATGAAAAAGATGGCACAAACTAGTATTATGTCTAAATGTATGAGAATAACTCGGCAACAAAAAGGATATCATGTAACAACAATTTCAACTAAGAGTAACTCCACAATAAAAGAAATCACATaatgataaaagtgataacaacaaataaagcacataagagaaaagtcgacaagttaagaatgtgacatgtaatgataacttcaaataaagcatgtgaGAGTAGACATGACGAATAAAAGATATAACATGTGCTAACAATTTCAAATAAGTACATGAGAGAAGCCTAAGAGTCTAAACCAGTCAATGTCCATATATAAGCCCGAGTACGTActtgtcaccttgcgtacacagcTTTCACATGACACAAATAGCACAaacgactcaaatcctaaggggtagttcccccacataaagttaggcaagatacttacctcaaagaagctaaattgatactctaaaatgaccttctcgtGTGAAAAAATATTCGGACagttcaaatctagccaaaatacaAACAACTAACAGGGAATGGCCAGTCGCAGCAATGGAAGGTTGCCTAACCtaacataatatcataaataaaaaccaTAGAAAGTAACTTCGGATAATAAAGTTTCGATCATTAATGaaaactaaaaagtcaaccccACGATCGCATCTCGGAACCTGACCAAATTCACAAAATCCTAGcaccattccgatacgagtccaaccatatcaaaattatccaaatccgacatcaactcggccttcaaatcctcattttttatttttgaatttttttaaaaaaaatatcattTTCTCCAATTCAAATAactaatttaatgataaaaataaagatgaaatcataaaatatattcaaatccgggtaaagaacacttaccccaatccaaacTGTGAAAATccccttcaaaatcgcccaaatccgagctacATAGCTCAATATATGATAAAATGATCAAGAccttcgaaatagagtacttcAAATACTGTTCCAGAGGTACCCTTCGCGATCGTGGTCACCAATCTCGTGATCGCGATTCAAAAAATTTCCAACACAGATTTTACCCTTTGCGATTGCGATGAACAAATTCCCATTACCCCTCCCAGACTCTTCTCAGACAGCTTGTAGTATAACtaccataactttttgtacaaatggtttgatgttctgaaaagacacaaagggctacaactctcatttttggatcatctccaaatttctTATAGATTGCAAGAAATAAGCTTCCAAAATCGGGTCAGTGACAGCAGAATAAGGATTCCACGATCGCGATTCACAGTGCCCAAACAGCAAATTTGCTCTTCGCGAATGTGACCCAAAGTCCGCAATCGCGATGCATACCCTTGTGGCCAAAAACCAGCAATTAAAAATGTCCTAGAAATGgtctgaaaccaccccgaaaatcacctgagcccctcgggaccccgttcgaacataccaacaagtttcgTAACATAACGCGGACTTGCCCGagtcctcaaatcacatcaaacaacatcaaagctatgaatcgcacctcaaattgaacttaatgaacttatgaattttcaacttctacaactcgcgtcgaatcatatcaaatcatcccggaatgacgtcaaattttgcatgcaagtcccaaatgacacaacaaagctattCAAACTCTCAGAATCGCAATCTGAACCCGATATTAACAAAGTCAACTCTGgccaaacctctcaaccttctaAACCTTCAAcgttctaactttcgccaaaatgcatcaaattaacctacggacctccaaatcaaaatTCGGACACAtgtctaagtccaaaattaccatacgaagctggaatcatcaaaacaccattcCGTAGTCGtttgcacaaaagtcaaacttcggTCAACTCTTTTCACTTAAACTTCAAAAataagaactgttcttccaaatcatCCGAAAACCTAACTCGGCCAcacatgcaagtcataatacataacacgAAGCTACTTGAGGCCTTAAGCTACCAAACGGGATGCTAATTCTCAAAACGATCGGCCTGGCCGTTATAGATAACATGTAGTAGCACCGCTATTTATCACAGTATAAACCAAATTTTATTAGACTAACAAAACATATTCCAATATGAAATTGGTAAATAAATTTAATTAGACATAAATTAAATAAACTAATAAATAACAAGTCCTAGACAACTTAGGAATACTAATTAATCTTGATTTAATTTCCAACGGAACTTATAGCGGAAACAAGCAAAATCATTAGATATTGTGACACTGAAATGCACCTATTTTCCTAAACCAACCTACAACTAGGAGAGAACCAGTTGTTGTTGGAATGATGGTAATTAGTCTTATTGGTGCTTTACAATATCAAAATTTGTCCAACTAAAGCCAATATAAACTTGGTAAAAGTAGGATGTTGGGTGTGCGAATAAAGTCCCACATTGGTAGCTGAAAATATTGGGAGTCAACATATAAGATGTAGGGATCTTTTAATGGTATGAGGCCTTTCGGGAAAACCGTGCAGGCTTGACCCAAAGTGGACAATATCACACCATGTTAAGAATGTATTTGGGCTACTTTAGCCAAGCAACTAGTATCAGAGGTCAGGTTCAGTGGGACGAATATGGAGATGGCAAAGTAATGGTGCGGGATGGCGCGCACACAAGAAGAAGCTAGTTGAGGACTTCAGTTTCTATAATACTCTTAACAATGTGGGTGATACATAGTGAATCTCGGAAATTGACCCGCATCATGATCTCGGATTTGTAAATAGAACGAACATACCATGATTAAGGTATCGGTTCTTAAGAGCCCAATCTTACTGCATTGAAGCAAATTTCTTGAATGGAGCACCTGATATTCTTTCCTACTTAATAGTCTTCAAGTTGGTTACACAATAATGTACTGAAGTTGTGCTCATGTTGGTTGGAAAAATTTGATTGTTTAGCATTGTAACAAATGATAGCAATAAACCCCTTCAGTGTACAGGAGACATAACGAAGAACAGAAATTAAAAAAACTGCATATTTCTATATcagaaagaaatgaagaaattTGTTCCGTAAAATGATGTGGCATGTCTCCTCTCTACATCTATTAATGAAGTTAGAGCTGTTCCACCAACTGTTCATTCTTCAACAGGAGCAGCCAAGTCGCCAACCTGAGTCACAAAAATATAAgaagttttatatatataactGTGACAGAGAGACTTTTAAGAACATGGACGTGTTGATTGGACCTAAATTAATAGCCTAGGTCCATGAAACCAAAACGAGATAGGAACATTAGCAACTTGTAACTAGACAATATTTGTTGCACAAGAAGCACTGACTGATGAACTATTACATAAAACTTCATGTCTAGGGAGAACCACAGAAGCTCATTCAGGTATTAGAAAAGAAGATATActtcatatgcatgtatatgagTTGCAATTTCCAAAGTATCACTTAATTAGCTAGATACCTCACACATCAAATTACATTTCCAGGAGCCTACAAATTATTCTTTTTCGGGTTTTTTCACAGTTGGTACTAGCTATATACCTCTTCTGTTTAGTAGGGCGGGAGGTTAAAAGTCTTAatcatattttaaaaaaaggATTAAGTCAATGAAACGTATTTTGTGATAGTGCGGTGTCAACAGTTCATGTGGCTGCCTTCTCCAAACAAAGATAATTGGCTCTGAGACAATCAAGGAGGTGCGGGAATACGATCTCATTTAGCACACAGGACTTTCTATATTGAATTAATTTGTACATGGTGATTGCATACGATCTACTTCCCCGTTCCACGTATAGAAATGTTGGTGCACAACCCAGAACTACGCTAGTAGAGAAGAACACAAAGAAGAACAGACCTCTCTTATTTAGAAACACCAAGGAAGAAGATAGCGACGGTGGAAGCTAAGTGTTTGGTCTGAAGGGTCTCCtttttttgttttaataaagaTGTTGGACCCGGGTTGGATTCTTTATTGGTTTGGGTTTTTACTGACTTGTGTATCAGGTCCAGCTGAAGCAAAGGTCCAGTTTTAATTTATACAAAAGTCCAGCTGGCTACACAAATTCTTCTAGAAACAGAACATGACAAAATAACACCTGTAAATATTTTCCATACATATCATTATCCATTAGTTTGTTATAGCATATACAATTAGAATAGGACACTTGTACTAGGCAGTTATTTGAAAGATTATTTTTTTACTGTATTTATACAAAGCACTGTACAGAATAATTTGATCATCATCAATACAAAAAACAATTTCCTAcgttccttttctatttttgacatggtatcagagcaggtttgATCTGCTCCAGTACAATTCCAAATCAGTCTGTTTTCAtcatccttcatcttcttcaactaGCCAGCTATGGTATCCACTGATCTACCCACTGAACCTGTAGATGCAGATTCTTTCACAACCACTCATGTTGTAACTCCAGTCTTCAATGGAGCTGGAGCAATTGACTCATCTCACCCCTACTATCTTCATCCCTCGGATTACCCATGGATGAACCTTGTTTCCTCAGTTTTCGATGGCAAGAGCTATGGAGGGTGGAGAAGAGCAGTCGTCATTGCTCTTTCTGCCAAAATCAAGCTGGGGTTCATTGATGGAACCTTAGTTGTCCCAAGTTCTGATTCTGGTCTCCAAAAGGCTTGGGCTCGCTGCAATGACATGGTATTGTCATGGTTACTCAACTCCCTGTCAAAAGAAATTGCAGAAAGTGTGTTATACTCACAAAGTGCTAAAGATCTATGGGGAGATCTAGAAGACAGGTTTGGACAGACAAATGGTGCAAAGCTCTTCCAGCAACAGAAGGAGTTGAGTGCAGTAATTCAAGGTAACACTAGTGTTTCAACCTATTTCACTAAGATGAAgagtttatgggatgagttagaTGCTTTGAACACCTTTTCTGCTTGTGTTTGTGAGTATGATTGTGGAGCTAAGTCTAAGAGCTTGAAAGCACATCAAGATGAAAGATTATTGCAATTCCTAATGGGTTTAAATGAGTGCTTCATAGGAGTTAGAAGCAACATTCTGTTGTCTTCTACTCTACCCTCTATTGGACAGGCTTACTCACTAGTCATACAAGATGAAAAGCAAAGGGAAATACATGCTACACCTATTTATCAAGGTGAATCAGGATCTTTTGTGGCAGCTAACTATGCCGGAAGAGGAAAGAAGGCTAATGACTATAAGGGACAGAAATAAGTTTTTGAAACAAAGAAGAACACTAGCATATGTGCATACTTCAAGAAGCCCGGTCATAACATTGATAAATGTTATAGATACATGGTTTCCCAGAGGATTTCAAATTCACAAAACAGAAGAAATTCCAACCCATATCACAAGCTAACAATGCTTTCAATCTAACTGAAGCAGTGGAACAAGGAATTAACTGTGCACCTGATGTGAAGACTCTCACTCAAGAGAATGTGACACaattgcttcagttgctccaacAGGTGAACATGAACCAGAATCAGCAAAATGCAGACACCTCTGATGTTTTTGCAAACTTCAATTGTTCTGGTATATCTAAGTACTTCAACTCTTATGCCTATTACATACAAGTAGATAGTCATTCATGGATAATAGACAGTGGAGCAAGTGAGCATATGACCTTTAACAAAGCTTTTCTTCCAAATTTCAAAGCCTTAAGCAGGCATGTCATAGTTAATCTACCTAACTCTTGTAGATTTAAGGTCACTCATTATGGTTCTGTTACTCTCTTTCCTAATGTAGTCTTGCAGAAGGTCTTATATATTCCCAGTTTCAAATTCAATCTGTTGTCAGTGCATAGATTATGCAAACAACTCCAGAAATATATCTTATTCACTCCTTTTTCTTGTTTTCTGCTGCAGGGCC contains:
- the LOC138885860 gene encoding uncharacterized protein, translating into MVSTDLPTEPVDADSFTTTHVVTPVFNGAGAIDSSHPYYLHPSDYPWMNLVSSVFDGKSYGGWRRAVVIALSAKIKLGFIDGTLVVPSSDSGLQKAWARCNDMVLSWLLNSLSKEIAESVLYSQSAKDLWGDLEDRFGQTNGAKLFQQQKELSAVIQGNTSVSTYFTKMKSLWDELDALNTFSACVCEYDCGAKSKSLKAHQDERLLQFLMGLNECFIGVRSNILLSSTLPSIGQAYSLVIQDEKQREIHATPIYQGESGSFVAANYAGRGKKIHGFPEDFKFTKQKKFQPISQANNAFNLTEAVEQGINCAPDVKTLTQENVTQLLQLLQQVNMNQNQQNADTSDVFANFNCSGISKYFNSYAYYIQVDSHSWIIDSGASEHMTFNKAFLPNFKALSRHVIVNLPNSCRFKVTHYGSVTLFPNVVLQKGPLLKSPLEIGTSLSQGSMVQLFLRIFLSVVVL